ATTCTGTTGActgaaaaatagaatttattagTATCATTCATTGTTGTTTGAGCCAGAACACAAACAAGAACAAGTTtgattcaaagaaaaaataaaagtagaaacagatgttcatattttatatactgtctcatttatatttttactgacCTTTTCTAGTAACATAGTCAAGTAAAATTAAGTTATACTGTTTAACTTGCTTTAAGAATGTGAAAGGTGAAGGAACTAAAAGGATGTTTAAATTATTGATGGGTTTCTATTGTTCTCCAGAAAAGATATGAAGTGACAAATTGTCATTTCAAGGCcattaagaaaacaaatgctGTCATAAAATCCAAATTTTGTGATATAACATGATAAAATTGATGTCTATGACTATAATTTTATTAGTTGCACATTGTAAtctcagatatataaagcaaaaattagtAATGTTTTTGAAGGAGTGTGCAGAATGTGTTAAAGGAGACTTCACCTCCATGTCACAAGGGACAAGGGGCAGTGTGAGGTaggctatgaaaagaaaggaggattATCAAGAGACCATGATGTGATAGAACATTCTGAGGCCATTTTGCACAtcgattatctcatttaacacaCCAACAACCCTACATAATAAAAAACGTATTGATTCTATTTTACACTGGAGAAAACGGGGTGACAGATGAAAGCTACTGAAGATTGCTTACAGGTAAAACGATATGAATTTAAAGCTAGCTGTTTTCAGAATTGGAGTTGTCTTTATTTGAAATTGCTTTCTTGCTAATCAGACCCATGAAAGAATTATGTTAATGGAAGCAGAATTACACAATGTGCTGTTTTTAAGTCAGAGGAAATACAGTAATTATGAAGTGTAATCAATGGAAACATTTCTTGTTAGTGACTTATCACTTAAATGGCAAAATTCTGCCTGAAGTAACTAATGTACCTGAACTTGAGATAATAGGTTATAACAGTATCATAAAGTTGACAATGTAAGATGAGAGGCTGGTTGTAAGGGGGCGAATCcctataaaaacaaattaaaacaacatagtCAATAATCAAAATTATGTTGAAGAAAATATGAGAATCAGAGTCAAAACTAATCATTTTTAAGCTCTTTGAGGGTAAAGACtaggtcttttttaaaaatgaaccaaaaatataaaataaaaagtgtctaTGGGGCCAGTTAGATAAcattaattatcattattattttttattattattatactctaagttctagggtacatgtgcacaacgtgcagatttgttacatatgtatacatgtgccatgttggtgtgctgcacccattaactcgtcatttacattaggtatatctcccatgCTTTAATTATTAACAAAGGCAAATGGGAAAGTTCTTCCTCCATCTAAGGAGGATTCTCAGCTCCAGCCAGTTGTGGGGAGATTAGGGGTTGTGTTGTCAATAATTCTAATTTTTCAGACAAACCACGTTCATAGACTTGATGTAAAATATCCTGATCTTAAAATTTcggtacataattaaaattagttttaagtAACAATAAAAATTGGTTAAACACCAGATCTTTGAACCAAATTCAGCTCATGGGTCATGGGTTGGGAATTTCTGTTCCTTACTGAACATGCAGCACAGTGCTAGACACATAGTGACTTTTtccctaataaatatttatttattgagtgagtgaattaatgaatgaatgaagcaaccTGTAGGAATCATGCTTGGTGTGATAGGAATGGTTTGTTAGGTTAGCCTTGACTCAGTGATGCTAGCTGAATAACATATGATTTCAAAAAAATGGTATCTTTataatattgatttatttataggAGGAAGGCCTTGACAGTGCTACAGTTCCTGACTCCTACTTTTatatcactaaaaaaaaatacatagttgagattttttaaaaacttttttttgtatttcgtgtgtgtgtctgtgaaagATAGAGATCTTTCATTGATTAATAATTTGCAAGAAACTTAAAAGCCATCAGAATATTGTCCAGAATCTTTTGAAATTTATActaaacatcttaaaaataaatataatttttgttcttaaaagcaaaatctTTATTCTTCCAAAATCCTTGATAAAATATGAATTAGCTCTAGTCTTCTGCTTTTAGTCACATCTTGCCAATTACAATTTTAGATGTGAGTAATTACATCAACTtataaaaacaaatcattctTCAGAGTAATGTCACTTACCAGATACTAtcattttgtcaaaaaaaaaagaccaaaaatctgttttttatacAATGTGTTTGACATTTagctgtttaatttaaaaaacgtCATGTCAGGCAAACAAAATGAGTCTGAAAGCCATATCCAAACAGTGTGTCTACTGCCTGAGACCTCTATGTTAAAATcatttgagaaaaaaacaaaacaaaacaaaacaacaacaacaacaacaaaaaacttttgaGACACTAGTAGTACAGATTCTTGTTTGAAACAGGAGAGGATTATTATTTCTGCAAATTATTTTCCACTGCTCACATTCATTTTCTGGTTGCACTTCTCTCAGTTCCCATTTAGTGAAGTTGAGatgtataattatatttacatCTTCAACATTAACCTATGATAAATatgttaggaaaaaatattttctctctcttgcttctgaaGTTCACTGACTGATAAAGGATGTAAAGAGAGGGAATCTTAGTTTGTTATGGACAAAAAGTTTAAACATAAAACTCGAACCATCGAAGAATTAAGATACTCTAGCTGATCAACCACCTGGCCCACCTAAGCATGTGCTACCTTTggggttttaaatttttgttgtgttACACTATCAATAGGAAAATCGATGGTGGCTTCTCAGACAGTAGAAACACATCATTGTTATTAGCAGAATTTTCTGATATCACAGCCTGGATCATAAGAGGGAATGGAGTCATCTGAACTATAAGCATCTTAAACTAAAGTTTCTCACAATGTTTTATTTGTGAAGCCATGCTTCTTTTTCATAAGCCTTCATATTTCAAGTCCttctttggaattttaaaataaacacaaataaaagcaatggtaattttagaaaaaatattattttgatctcgaaagacatatttttaatttcaaacctGTGATATGAGTGTGACTGTTGATTCTGCTAGCCTGCCGTAAGACTCTTCTGTCTGTGCAGTACAGAAAGTAGAATATTTCATAGGTCATTTACAAGAATAAGTCTgctgtttgctttgttttcagcTCTGAGATGGGTGGTCCCCACTTCTTAAAAATGACTGCCTTCAACCAATTCATTACGACTTTTCATTTTCACTGGCACTAGACTCATACTTCTCACAATTTTAGATGTTGTAAGACCGGGCTGGTTCACTAGTTTAGTGGCAAAATGCTAAGATTTATTAGAATGTTAGAGTTTTGAGGTTTGTGAATTGTTTCCTTTATGTTACATGTTTTTATAAGTGGCCCATAAGggtttattattaattttctctgtcacTGTTGCTCTGGATATTAATCTTTAGAGACACATCATTATTATAAGTTCTAagattattttaaagacaaatgCATCTGCCATCTACTACTAATAAAACTTAATGGCAttcttaacaataaaaaattttctggtcatttgaaaaatatctagACATTCTAAATATTAAATGCCATCACTATGACATAGGAAAAATGGCCAGTTCATggctaattatataaaataactttGTCGTTGAATTGATGGCAGAGTATACTTTGATATCCTCTAGATTTTGCAAACCCTAAAATAGCCTGAGATGGACTGTTTTTATTTAACCTTCATCTCTGTTAAAGAATAATATACTTGCATACTCTGAGCAAAGGACAATTAATAGGACAGTTAATGCAGCATACACTAATGCATTCTCAGATTTATTAAGTGATAGAACATCCTATATTTTGTCTGGAATAATACAAtaatctcctttttctttctggcaGAGTCAAAATATACAGCTCATTCCTCAACATTTTTCCTGTCTTAGCATATGGGAACAATTACACTGTAGGGAGTTCTGGAAGGGACCCTGCTTTCCACTCTTATTCTAGGTGTACTCTTCAGAACACAGAATCTTCTTTAAGTAAATAACTTGGCTAGATCCATACATGAACACACAGTAACAAATTGTcacttgtgtctttttttttaaactgagggttttgtttgtttttatgtttggaccagggcgtgtgtgtgtgtgtgagagagagagagaggcctacATTTACAATTTGTTTTGGAAATGTTTTCAAGCACTCTGATTCCTTActctgaaaactttccaaaaccCTGGAAGAATACTAGcagtaaaacaacaaaaatgcctTTCTTTACTGTTCCATTGCATAATAATGTTATAATGTAATGAGTTTTCAACTCCTTTCAGAGGGTTAATAATCCTTTTTCAAATGCAAGCTTCTTATAGCAATGCTGCATCTCATTCTAGACTTGGGAGGggaatatattttctattctggACTAAGAACTATGGTGAATGTATCATCTAAGTGCCTTTGTTGACATGGTGTGCTGAATGAATCCtagtcttcccttttttttttctacctaaaaTAATTATTCAGTACCACAAGCACTTCATGAGGTTTTTCAAAACCAGCTGAATTTAAAATCTATCCCCAAACTGTTGTAGTGATTGTTTCATGTTATAATTTCTTCTCACTATTTACCACTGACATTTATCCTTGGACTCTCCATCCCCTACTGAGGCAACTTTGTTAATAGACCACTTTTCTGAAAGTCACCTAATGCATATTGCTGCCAATCACTGCAGTGTTGAGGACTTACTTTTTTTCCCATCGGACGCCACTGCATATGCGTTCTGCCTGCAGTTGATGATGCAGCCACAGGGCAAGTGGGTCCAGCGTTTGGACAAGACAAACACTGGGGTTACAGTGGTGGCCAGCAGGGTAAGTAGAAAGCTGAATGTCTCCAAGGGAAGGCTCTGAAACCCCACGACGTTCTGGACCACCATGTGCATCTGCAAGGGCAAGAGAACTTCAGACCTAACCTAAAATTATACTTTGTACTTCTCAAGCCTTTTCTCCACGCACGCTGCCTCAGTTCCCTTTCCAGTTCCTTCTCCTGATGGACAGGGGGACCTCTGCTACAGAGCTGGCTCCCTGTCCTTGGTGATGGGCTCCTGGGAACGGCGGGGCACACCCCCAGGGTTGGGAGGGGTTTCAGCTTTTGAGTGCCGGACCTGTGCCCGCCGCCTATTCAAGACTCCACCAGAAAGGCACAGTCTACAACGTGGGGGACGCTAGCTGGGAAACAGGCGTCCGTGAAACCCGCATCTGATTCTCCGAATGGCCTTTGTCGCCTCCCTGGACCCTCACCTCCGCCCATGCGCGCTCGTCACAGTGGGGCGCCACTCTGCCACCTCTTAATCGGCTTCCTCCTGGAAGGAGGAACAAAAGCCTGTTTTGTCCCCTGTCTTCTCCCTCCACAACTGATCTCTCCTCCCCTCTATCCCGCCCTGCTGGAGATGGGCGTCGTCCTCTCTAGGCGGGAATGGAACGGCGAGAAAGGGATGACAGAAGGTTGTGGGGAAAAACCTTTTAattccctctttccttttctgaataCTCTCTGATTTTGCTGTGTGAGACAATATCCTTGGCCACCACCGATATGGAAAACTAAGTCGCTCGCGACGGAAAGCGATCCCCATGCCCCTGACTTTTGAAAGGAGAAGCATTTAGTAGTAAAGGTTTCGCAGCCAACTAGCCCTATCCCGAACTGCCTTCTTCTAAGTGCGTGTCTAAAACCCAGCGAGATACACTTGGAAGCGGACTTCACTGTGTGTCTCTTGGTGACTCCCCAAACCGGCGACGCCGGTCCCAACGCTCATTTACACTGTCTGGCACACACACTCGCGCTTTGTGAGCAACTACACTTTTACCATCATGGGCAGCCAAAGGACGACTTTTGTAAGCGCTAGGATCAAAGCGAAGCGCTTCTGCGCTACGCTCACGGTGAAGCTCCTGGTGCCATAGAGAGTCCCCCGGTTCTCACGCCTGCAGGCTTCAGCCCCAGCGGCAGCGGGCGCACCCGGTCCGAACACGGTGTCGGAGCTCGGAGAGCATCCCCCAGAGCGCCGCAGACTCGGGCCTGGAGCATCCTCTGGGGACAGGGAAACCACTCTCCCCGCAGTAGGAGGGGTCCCAGGAATTGAAGCTCCACGGGAAATTTCCTGGTAGTTGGAGTGGAGTCTCGGCGGCTCCTCCGAACACAGCAATCGGTGAGTGAGTGGGACTGAGAGGCCCACGAGGAGTCCGAAGGCCAAAGCGTACACGATAGAGAGGAATAGCACGTAGGAGCTGGAGCAGTCCACCAGGCAGCCCCAGGGCGTGCGCACGAAGGCGCCCCAGCCGCACAGCGGGAGCGCCGAGAGCAGCAGACTGGCTGCCCACACGGTCAGCACCACGCCGAGCACCTGGCCCGATCTTCTGGAGGCTGTCTGGCTCCCCACACCTCCGTGCATCGTATAAAAGTTGTAAGAGACTAGGAGAGTCGCCTTCAAGTTGCTAGAGAGGCCCTGGCATAAATACAATAAGGCAGAGGTGGTGCACAGAAATTGGAAGTAACCGGGGACCTCGTTtggccactgcaaaaacatgaagATGGTCACCGACAGGACGCTCATGAGATCATCCACAGACCAGGAAGCCACAAGCATGGACACAACAGTTCTGTTCTGCATTTTCAGCAGggaaatgagtgaataaatgctgCCCACCAAGGCTGCAAAAGTCATGAGACATGTCAAGCAAAAAAGATAGATATTCAGGGTTCCTGGCGGATTTAAAAGGTCCGTAGAATTATGATTCTCTTTCCACAGGCTAGAGTCATTTGTTgataagttactgagaaataaagacattgtcCTTGGTCAATATTTAATTTCCCTTATCAATGAGTCTGATaattttctcaaaagaaagaCCGGCTGCTGCAAATCAGGTTTCATTCCTCCTACCAAAGTTCCCCTCTAGATGTTCTCCTTGTCAGTCCTGCAGAAAATGGTCAGCATGTCTCCTTTAGATCTGACTCaagctatatttaaaaattaggttcCATTTCaagcataaaaaaaaaaccccgaaCAAATAACATTTCAACATtccaattaaaaacaaagcaaaaaccccTTCCCACCATCAAGTTTCAGGGAAGAAagccaaaaaaatcaacaaaacaaaactcttcagGTACATTAAAAACCAATGATGTCTGGATCCTTTGGGGTCCTTCTTATGGAGCAAAGCAGCTTGTAGCTTGAGATAATCAAACTCTGTTCACTTTTAAGAGCAGTAAAATGATGCATTTGGTTCCAGAGCTGGATTCAAAGGCAGGAGATTGTCAGGTAGGTTTCAGCTTtgaaggtggagagagagagagagacagagagagagagagagagggcgagCGCGAGCCAGTCAGAGGGAGCTTGTGCACAGAATCCCATCTGAACCGCTGTGTTCTTCAATCAGCCTGTGATCCTCGGAGCTGCAGGAAGGAGGAGTCAGCTCCAAGcaggagagaagcaggaaaaaaagggaggggagtTCAGTGTGTGAACAAAATGATATACGTATATCTTAGACTGACTCTTTCAAAGCAAGAAACGGTGTGCTTGCTAAGCTTCCCCTTTGGTTTCAATATGTAAAATTAGTCCAGATACTTGCTCAGGCTTGATGTGAACTACAAATATAACCTGTGAGAGGTCTAAGCTACTCCAGTAACTAAGGGACTGCTTTTATTCTTACCTAGACTTTCTGCTTCATAATCCATTGGAGGAAGAATATCATCAATCCCATGCATAACAGTAAGATGTatcagatttcttttaaaaaaatagtgtacTTAAGATTGTCGTTATAGTCCTCATTACTCTAAACGGGATTATACAGAATCTTTGGATAGAGTCACACTAGCTTTAGACATTTATTTATAACTATTTTCTGTCAATGGTATCAAGTAAGCAGGCTGTCATTCGAATAAATTATATGTCTAAGTATCCATAAAGTAGGAAGATATTACATAGGGCCTAAAAGGAAGATCACCCTACATTTTTAACCAGAGTATTTGGGACATACAATAGTTGTATCTCTTAACGGTCAATTTTGCAAGATGCGTGATTTAGCAAAGAAGTATCTAACAGAAGTACTTCTGGTCCAGCATTTCCCAGGATGCTTTAGGGCAGCATTCTTCTCAGCTTAGCCTCATGACCAGATGGCTGCATTCTCCCACATAATGCTGGAGGTCTAAATGGAaacagaggaagggaaaggaaatagTTGATATTGATAATGATTTAATAACTGGAAGTAGTAATAGAACTGCgatcattcttttcattt
This region of Gorilla gorilla gorilla isolate KB3781 chromosome 2, NHGRI_mGorGor1-v2.1_pri, whole genome shotgun sequence genomic DNA includes:
- the GPR149 gene encoding probable G-protein coupled receptor 149 is translated as MSLFLSNLSTNDSSLWKENHNSTDLLNPPGTLNIYLFCLTCLMTFAALVGSIYSLISLLKMQNRTVVSMLVASWSVDDLMSVLSVTIFMFLQWPNEVPGYFQFLCTTSALLYLCQGLSSNLKATLLVSYNFYTMHGGVGSQTASRRSGQVLGVVLTVWAASLLLSALPLCGWGAFVRTPWGCLVDCSSSYVLFLSIVYALAFGLLVGLSVPLTHRLLCSEEPPRLHSNYQEISRGASIPGTPPTAGRVVSLSPEDAPGPSLRRSGGCSPSSDTVFGPGAPAAAGAEACRRENRGTLYGTRSFTVSVAQKRFALILALTKVVLWLPMMMHMVVQNVVGFQSLPLETFSFLLTLLATTVTPVFVLSKRWTHLPCGCIINCRQNAYAVASDGKKIKRKGFEFNLSFQKSYGIYKIAHEDYYDDDDNSIFYHNLMNSECETTKDPQRDNRNIFNAIKVEISTTPSLDSSTQRGINKCTNTDITEAKQDSNNKKDAFSDKTGGDINYEETTFFEGPERRLSHEESQKPDLSDWEWCRSKSERTPRQRSGGALAIPLCAFQGTVSLHAPTGKTLSLSTYEVSAEGQKITPASKKIEVYRSKSVGHEPNSEDSSSTFVDTSVKIHLEVLEICDNEEALDTVSIISNISQSSTQVRSPSLRYSRKENRFVSCDLGETASYSLFLPTSNPDGDINISIPDTVEAHRQNSKRQHQERDGYQEEIQLLNKAYRKREEESKGS